In the genome of Sphingopyxis sp. YF1, the window GAGCAGTCCCCACATGCGCGGCTGAAACTGGCGATAACCGGGCTTGCCGTCGCGCTTCCACAGCCGCACGAACACGCCCAGGATGCGCGTGTTGCGCTGCGCCGCGAGCGCCCAATAGGCATTGCGGAACGCCGCGCCCTGCCCCGTCGCCGCGGCATAGCGGTCGAGCATCGCGGCCTCGACTGCCGGGGTCACGTCGCGCCGCGCGTCCTCGAGCACCGAGGCAAGGTCGTAGGCGGGGTGGCCGACGAGTGCGTCCTGGAAATCGAGCAGCCCGTAATGCGCAATCCCGTCGCGGTCGCCGACGAGCATGATGTTTTCGGCGTGGAAATCGCGCAGCACCGTAACGCGCGGCAGGCCGTCGGCCTCGATCGGCGCCAGCGCCGCCTCCCATGCCGCGCGGAACGCGTCGCGATCGACGTCGATCCCCAGCGCCGGGCAATACCAGTCGCTGAACAGCATCACCTCGTCGAGCCATTGTTCGAGGCCATGCACCGGCAGCCCCGCCATCGGCGGTCGCGCGTGCAGGTGGACCAGAAGGTCGGTCACCCCGGCATAATGGCGCGCTTCGCGATCGGGCGCGCCATCGATCGTCTCGCGCAGCCGGACATCGCCGAAATCCTCGATCAGCAGCAACCCCCGGTCGAGGTCGCGCGCGAGGATCACCGGCGCGCTCAATCCCTGATCGCACAGATATTCGGCCACCGCGATGAAGGGACGCGGGTCCTCGTGTGGCGGCGGAGCGTCCATCAGCACCGCCTGCCGCGCGCCGTCGACGACGCGAAAATAGCGACGAAACGAGGCATCGCCGGCAAGCGGGAAGATTGTCGCGTCGCCCCAGCCATGCGCGGCGAGGAAGGCGGGCGCATGCGGGGGCGGAATCATCGGAGCGGCCATCGGCTCCCCCAAGACGTCGGCACCGCGGCTGTCAAGGCGCGCGCGTCGCCGCTCCCCGAAATCGTGATCGACAGCGCGCCGGGCCAGCCCTCTGCCCCAAGTCGCTCGGGCCATTCGATCAGCAGCACGCCGTCGTACAGATAATTGTCGAGCCCCAGTTCGATCAGTTCGTCCGGCGCCTCGATGCGGTACAGGTCGACATGCGCGATCGGCAGGTCGACCTCGGGCGGCGCATAGGGCTGGACGATCGCGAAGGTCGGGCTCGGCGCTTCGCCGGCCAGCCCGCGCGCCTTGAGCATCGCGCGCGCCAGCGTCGTCTTGCCCGCGCCGAGATCGCCCGACAGCAGCACGACGTCGCCGGGCTCCAGTGCCGCGCCGATCGCCGCGCCGATCCGGCCGGCATCGGCAAGGTCATAGTCGCAACGATAGTCGGTCATGCACGCGGCAGGCTGATCCGCACCAGCGTCCCCTGTCCCTTCTCGCTCATCACCTCCATCGTGCCGCCGTGCGCCGCGACGAGCTGGCGCGCGAGCGCGAGGCCGATGCCGCCCGACTGTGTCCCCGCCTGTGTCCCCCGCGTCACCGCGGCGACCGCGTCGGGCATGCCGGGACCATTGTCGGAGACGATGATGTCGAGGCCCTTCGCGTCGCCATCGGCGTGGAGCAGCACGCGGCCGCCCTTCTTGCGGCTCGGCGCGGTATAGCGCACCGCATTGTCGAGCAATCCGGCAACCAGCCGCGACAGGCGCGGCGCATCGCCCTCGATGTTGCCGAGCGCAGCCGACAGGTTGCCCGCCAGCTCGACACCCTCGGCGTCCGCGAGCGGCCTCGCTTCGGCGAGCGCGCCTTCGAGCAGCGCACGCACATCGACCGGTGCGCGTTCGACCGCGAGCGTCCCCGCCTCGCCCTGCGCAAGGTCGAGGACATTGTCGATCTGGCGCGACAGCACCGCGACCGAATCCATGATCGCCTCTACATAGGCGCCCTGCTGGTCGGACAGGGGCCCCGCATAACCCGCCTGCAGCATTTCGCCGAAGCCACCGATCGAGGTGAGCGGCGTCCGCAGCTCATAGCTCATCCGTGACAGGAAGGCCGTCTTGACCTTGTCGGCCGCCTCCAGCGCCTCGTTGCGCTCGCGCAGCGCGCTTTCCATCTTCCGGCTGTCGGTGACGTCGAGCATGATCAGCAACGCATTGCCGTCGGGAAGCGGGATCGCGGCAAAATCGAAATGGCGGCCGTCGCGAAAGCGGATTTCGCCCGCGCGCTGTGTGCGTTCGAGCGTCGCGGCGCGGATCACCTCCTGCACGATGCTGATCTGGTTGGGTTTTGCCAGCCGGTCGGCCAGCCCGCCCATCAGCGCATCGACGCGTGGATGCGCCGCCAGCGTCGGCTCGTCGACCCCCCACAGGCGGCGGAAACGCTGGTTCCACAGGTGCAGTCGTCCGTCGGGCGCGAACACCGCGACCGCCTCGAACAGATTGTCGAAGGTCGCGGTCCGCACACGCAGCAGCGTGTCGCGCGCGCCGGCCAGCTGGACCTGCTCGGTGCGGTCCTCGGCGATCAAGAGCAGCCCGCCGTCGGGGGTCGGCTGCGCGACGACGCGCAGATGCGTCCCGTCGCGCAGCAACCAGTCTTCCTCGCTGGCATGCGCCAGCGCGAACCAGTCGACATGCGCCTGGCGCCATTCCGGAAAATCGCGCACCTCGGGCGTTCGTCCCGCCTCGCGCCACGCCTCGAGCAGCCGCGCGAAATCGGGGCGCTCGGCCACCTGTTCGATATCGAGCCCGAACAAGCGGCGAAACGGCTGGTTGGCAAAGCTCAGGCCATGGTCGCCGTCGAACTGGGCGACCGCCGCCGAGAGCCGGTCGAGCAACTCGCGCTGGGTGTCGGCAAAACGGCGATGCGCGCCGCGTTCGCTCTCCAGTTCCTGCACGTCGATCGCATAGCCGGCGACGCCGATCGACTTGCCGCCCTGCGGCGCCAGCGGCACGTCGACGACGCGCATGATCCGCCGCTCGCCGGCGATCGTCACCGGCACGGTGCGCATCTGCGCCGCCCCCGCAAGGCGCGCCTGTTCGGCCGCCTCGGCGGCGCTGACCCCCGCGACGGGCTCGAGCAGCTCGATCCCCTGCTCGATCACTGCCGCCGCACCCGGCGCCTCGACCGCCTTCACATAGGCGAGGTTGACGAGCGCAAGTTCCAGCCGGGTGTCGCGGAACCACATCGGAAAGGGCGCGACTTCGATCAGCCCCGACAAGGCCTCGAACGCCGCCATCGCCTCGTCGCGCTCGTGCTTGAGCTGGAATTGCGACGCGAGGCTGTCGGTCGCGTCGTCGAGCCACAGGAGAACGCTGCCCGCGCCGCCGATGCTGACGGGCGCCGGCGTGCCGTGCACGAAGAGCGTGCGCGCGCCGCCCTGCGGTCGCAGGCTCATGACAAAGGGCTTGGCGCCGCGCTGCGCACCGAGGATCGCCTGGCGCAGCGCTTCATGCTCGCCCGCATCCAGCCCCGCGTCGAGCCCGCGCAACTCGTCGAAATTGCGCGGTCCGCGCTCGAGCCCGAGCCAGCGGCCGAGCCGCTCGCTCGCCTCGATCCGCCAGTCGCCGCGCACCACCACGGGCAAATAGGGCGACACGTCGATCAGATTGGCCAGCCGGTCGGTCTGCGCCGCGGCAAAGGCCGACCGTCGCTGCATCGCGATCCCGCGCGCGGCCGCCCACAGGCCGAGCAAAAGCCACAACGCCGCGAAACCGCCGAGCGCGAACAGCATGGTCGGGGACAGCGTGCCGCTCATTCCCGGTCAAATCTCCGCATTTCCGCCGCCGACACGCTTGTCATGATCGCCAGCCCTAGAGGCGATACCAGCAGGTTTCAATCGCATGTCACAGCGAAACGGCGCGTCCCATCCTCCGATGGGCGCGCCGTCCACAGTTTTGATGCCGTTCGCATATCCCGCATCGCAGCCCTGAGCCTGTCGAAGGGCGTTTCTCGGGATAGGCGCCCTTCGACAAGCTCAGGGCTACGGTCAGATTGAATCGGAAGAAGTTCGATCAGTAGCGATAGTGATCGGGCTTGAACGGGCCTTCGACCGGCACGCCGATATAGTCGGCCTGCTTCTGCGTCAGCTTCGACAGATGCACGCCCAGCTTTTCGAGGTGCAGCGCCGCGACCTTTTCGTCGAGATGCTTGGGCAGGACGTACACGTCGTTCTTGTACTGCTCGCTGCGCGTCCACAGTTCGATCTGCGCCAGTGTCTGGTTGGTGAAGCTCGCCGACATCACGAAGCTCGGGTGGCCCGTGGCGTTGCCGAGGTTCACGAGGCGGCCCTTCGACAGGATGATGATCTGCTTGCCGTCGGGGAATTCGACGAGGTCGACCTGCGGCTTCACTTCGGTCCACTTGTAGTTCGCGAGCGCCGCAATCTGGATCTCGCTGTCGAAGTGACCGATGTTGCAGACGATCGCCATATTCTTCATCGCCGCCATATGTTCGGCGGTGATCACGTCGGCGTTACCGGTCGCGGTGACGAAGATGTCCGAGCGCTTCACGGCTTCGTCCATCGACACGACCTCGAAGCCTTCCATCGCCGCCTGCAGCGCGCAGATCGGGTCGATTTCGGTGACGAGCACGCGCGCGCCGCCGTTGCGGAGCGACTGCGCCGAACCCTTGCCGACGTCGCCGAAGCCGGCGACGGTCGCGACCTTGCCGGCGAGCATCACGTCGGTGCCGCGGCGGATCGCGTCGACGAGCGACTCTTTACAACCATAAAGATTGTCGAACTTCGACTTGGTGACGCTGTCGTTGACGTTGATCGCGGGGAAGGGCAGCTCGCCCTTCTTGGCGATGTGGTACAGACGGTGGACGCCGGTCGTCGTTTCTTCCGACACGCCCTTGATCGCCTTGACCGTCTTGGTGAGGTAGCCCGGGTTCGCGGCAACGAACGCCTTCAGCGCGCGCTGCATTTCGATCTC includes:
- the ahcY gene encoding adenosylhomocysteinase, which codes for MATLAADTRDYVIADIGLADFGRKEINIAETEMPGLMALRAEFGAAQPLKGARITGSLHMTIQTAVLIETLTALGAEVRWATCNIFSTQDHAAAAIAASGVPVFAVKGESLADYWDYVGRIFDWGVEDGTTCNLILDDGGDATMFALWGAKLEAGETMPAPENEEEIEMQRALKAFVAANPGYLTKTVKAIKGVSEETTTGVHRLYHIAKKGELPFPAINVNDSVTKSKFDNLYGCKESLVDAIRRGTDVMLAGKVATVAGFGDVGKGSAQSLRNGGARVLVTEIDPICALQAAMEGFEVVSMDEAVKRSDIFVTATGNADVITAEHMAAMKNMAIVCNIGHFDSEIQIAALANYKWTEVKPQVDLVEFPDGKQIIILSKGRLVNLGNATGHPSFVMSASFTNQTLAQIELWTRSEQYKNDVYVLPKHLDEKVAALHLEKLGVHLSKLTQKQADYIGVPVEGPFKPDHYRY
- a CDS encoding phosphotransferase; its protein translation is MIPPPHAPAFLAAHGWGDATIFPLAGDASFRRYFRVVDGARQAVLMDAPPPHEDPRPFIAVAEYLCDQGLSAPVILARDLDRGLLLIEDFGDVRLRETIDGAPDREARHYAGVTDLLVHLHARPPMAGLPVHGLEQWLDEVMLFSDWYCPALGIDVDRDAFRAAWEAALAPIEADGLPRVTVLRDFHAENIMLVGDRDGIAHYGLLDFQDALVGHPAYDLASVLEDARRDVTPAVEAAMLDRYAAATGQGAAFRNAYWALAAQRNTRILGVFVRLWKRDGKPGYRQFQPRMWGLLERDLAHPALVPVRQWFDANIPADKRAEAWT
- a CDS encoding PAS domain-containing sensor histidine kinase, yielding MSGTLSPTMLFALGGFAALWLLLGLWAAARGIAMQRRSAFAAAQTDRLANLIDVSPYLPVVVRGDWRIEASERLGRWLGLERGPRNFDELRGLDAGLDAGEHEALRQAILGAQRGAKPFVMSLRPQGGARTLFVHGTPAPVSIGGAGSVLLWLDDATDSLASQFQLKHERDEAMAAFEALSGLIEVAPFPMWFRDTRLELALVNLAYVKAVEAPGAAAVIEQGIELLEPVAGVSAAEAAEQARLAGAAQMRTVPVTIAGERRIMRVVDVPLAPQGGKSIGVAGYAIDVQELESERGAHRRFADTQRELLDRLSAAVAQFDGDHGLSFANQPFRRLFGLDIEQVAERPDFARLLEAWREAGRTPEVRDFPEWRQAHVDWFALAHASEEDWLLRDGTHLRVVAQPTPDGGLLLIAEDRTEQVQLAGARDTLLRVRTATFDNLFEAVAVFAPDGRLHLWNQRFRRLWGVDEPTLAAHPRVDALMGGLADRLAKPNQISIVQEVIRAATLERTQRAGEIRFRDGRHFDFAAIPLPDGNALLIMLDVTDSRKMESALRERNEALEAADKVKTAFLSRMSYELRTPLTSIGGFGEMLQAGYAGPLSDQQGAYVEAIMDSVAVLSRQIDNVLDLAQGEAGTLAVERAPVDVRALLEGALAEARPLADAEGVELAGNLSAALGNIEGDAPRLSRLVAGLLDNAVRYTAPSRKKGGRVLLHADGDAKGLDIIVSDNGPGMPDAVAAVTRGTQAGTQSGGIGLALARQLVAAHGGTMEVMSEKGQGTLVRISLPRA
- the tsaE gene encoding tRNA (adenosine(37)-N6)-threonylcarbamoyltransferase complex ATPase subunit type 1 TsaE produces the protein MTDYRCDYDLADAGRIGAAIGAALEPGDVVLLSGDLGAGKTTLARAMLKARGLAGEAPSPTFAIVQPYAPPEVDLPIAHVDLYRIEAPDELIELGLDNYLYDGVLLIEWPERLGAEGWPGALSITISGSGDARALTAAVPTSWGSRWPLR